Sequence from the Herpetosiphonaceae bacterium genome:
GCCAAACGGCGGAACGTAGAGCAGGCGGTTGACGGTGCCCGATGGGTTGCCGCTGATCACGTTGGGCGTCGCGTTGGTGGACAGCCAATTGCTGACCGTCGCGCTGGCCGCGTCGCCGTAGACGCTCTTGTAGAGCGCGGCCACGCCCGCTACGTGCGGCGTTGCCATCGACGTGCCGCTGATCGTGTGGGTGCCGCTGTTGAGCCAGGCCGATTTAATGGCCGAGCCAGGCGCGTATATGTCCACACACGAGCCGACGTCGCTATACACCGCCTTGGCGTCGTTCTTCTCCGATGCCGCGACGGTGTAGGCTTCCGGCGTGCCGGAGGGCGATCCATTACACGCATTGCTGCTATAGTTGTTGCCAGCGGCCACCGCCACGAAGACGCCGGAGTTCGACAGGTTCGCCACGGCGGTGTTGACCGAGGCATTGTAGCCGCCGCCCAGCGACATATTCGCCACCGCTGGCTTCTGCGCGTTGGCCCGCACCCAGTCGACGCCCGCAATCACCCCCGACCACGAGCCGGAGCCGCCACAGTCCAGCACGCGCACGCCGCGCAGGTTGACGCTCTTCGCCACGCCCCAGGTCGTGCCGCCAACGGTGCCCGCCACGTGCGTGCCGTGGCCGTTACAGTCGTTGCCGTTGCCGCCGAACGAATCGTAGACGTTCGCGCCGCGCCCACCGAAGTCGGGGTGGTTGGCCTGAATGCCGGTGTCGATGATGTAGGCCGTCACGCCTGCGCCCGTCGCGGTGTAGGTGTAGGTCCGCGACAGCGGCAGATTGCGCTGGTCGATGCGGTCGAGGCCCCACGGATCGCCGTTGGCATCCATGTTCTGGGTCGTGTCGAGCGTCACGGCGGCATCGTGCTCGATGTAATCCACGTTGGGGTTATGCTGCAAGGCGTTGAGCTGTCCGGCGTTCAGCTCCGCCGCGAAGCCGGTGAGCGCCGAGGTGTAGAGATGCGTCGGCTGGACGCCGCTCAGCGCGGCTACGGAGCGCGGATTGCTGCCGTCTTTGAGCACGACGATATAGCGATTGGGCAGGGTTGGCCCCTGGGCAGGCAGGATCGGGCGAGCGGCTGCCGCGTGATCGGCGGCGAAGGCGTTGGGCATGCTCAGGCACGCGCCGAGAAGCGTCAGGCACAGCGCCAGACGTTGAAAAGACAAGTTCATCCGTCGTTTCTCCAAAGTGCTAGTCAAT
This genomic interval carries:
- a CDS encoding S8 family peptidase, which codes for MNLSFQRLALCLTLLGACLSMPNAFAADHAAAARPILPAQGPTLPNRYIVVLKDGSNPRSVAALSGVQPTHLYTSALTGFAAELNAGQLNALQHNPNVDYIEHDAAVTLDTTQNMDANGDPWGLDRIDQRNLPLSRTYTYTATGAGVTAYIIDTGIQANHPDFGGRGANVYDSFGGNGNDCNGHGTHVAGTVGGTTWGVAKSVNLRGVRVLDCGGSGSWSGVIAGVDWVRANAQKPAVANMSLGGGYNASVNTAVANLSNSGVFVAVAAGNNYSSNACNGSPSGTPEAYTVAASEKNDAKAVYSDVGSCVDIYAPGSAIKSAWLNSGTHTISGTSMATPHVAGVAALYKSVYGDAASATVSNWLSTNATPNVISGNPSGTVNRLLYVPPFGSPPTTGCPESSCLLIQNAYISHFTGLDCTGEEHYYTPYFNSDGIRRSWNGQGFAGNTLRTVTNRSWKDSSGVCRNDWPNGNTLSGFVRIYRDTQFTPVQAAYISHFTGLDCTGQESYYTPYFNSDGIRRSWDGRGSVGSIVYTATNKSWKDSSGACYNSWPNGNTLSGFVRVYR